In Pocillopora verrucosa isolate sample1 chromosome 13, ASM3666991v2, whole genome shotgun sequence, one genomic interval encodes:
- the LOC131791278 gene encoding uncharacterized protein, producing MATFRKAREFLITSFNDGDISEDEFLLLYDANISKNLDYPCQNYEDFDLEGLGESECLEEFHFQKRDIPILADVMGLLDSYRCEQGTVCDGIEGLCLLLRRLAYPCRYGDLIHRFGRPVPEICMIANYVMETVYSLHHHHLTAWNHTLMSPPLLQRYADAIQRKGSALPNCFDFIDRIVTPICRPQENQGIVYNGHKRVHGLKYQSVALPCGMIANMYGPVGNGNYSFQVLAGAQNTIFNQNVHFLPEGHKHDAGMSADSGLLQVLEQHAFLPTGNPMALYGDPAYPLRVHLVVPYRTAGITPQME from the exons ATGGCTACCTTTAGAAAGGCTCGTGAATTTTTGATCACAAGTTTCAATGATGGTGACATTTCAGAAGATGAATTTTTACTGTTGTATGATGccaacatttcaaaaaatctcGATTATCCTTGCCAGAATTATGAAGATTTTGACCTGGAAGGACTCGGCGAAAGTGAGTGCTTGGAAGAATTTCATTTCCAAAAAAGGGACATACCAATTCTCGCAGACGTAATGGGGCTGCTTGATTCGTATCGATGTGAACAAGGGACTGTATGCGATGGAATTGAAGGCCTTTGTCTTTTGTTAAGAAGATTAGCGTACCCTTGTAGGTACGGTGACCTAATCCATCGTTTTGGCCGCCCAGTACCAGAAATTTGTATGATCGCTAATTATGTAATGGAAACTGTGTACAGCTTACATCATCACCATCTGACAGCATGGAACCACACCTTGATGAGCCCCCCTCTACTTCAGAGATATGCTGATGCCATACAAAGGAAAGGAAGTGCCCTGCCAAATTGCTTTGACTTCATAGATCGTATAGTAACACCCATTTGCCGACCACAAGAAAACCAAGGAATTGTGTACAACGGACACAAAAGAGTCCACGGATTGAAATACCAGTCTGTTGCATTGCCCTGTGGTATGATAGCCAACATGTATGGGCCAGTAGGTAATGGAAATTATTCCTTTCAAGTTTTAGCAGGAGcccaa aacacaattttcaatcaaaatgtgCATTTTCTTCCAGAGGGCCACAAACATGATGCTGGAATGTCAGCTGATTCTGGCCTTCTGCAAGTCCTTGAACAACATGCTTTTTTGCCAACTGGTAACCCCATGGCCTTATATGGTGACCCTGCTTACCCATTAAGAGTTCACCTTGTTGTGCCATATCGCACGGCAGGTATCACTCCTCAGATGGAATAG
- the LOC136277596 gene encoding uncharacterized protein → MKYGGTRQVPLIRSNNIHTLEKFVDLVRISGKVTGQKKRCVENDDEGVELYHQLKALWEVAGMQARKWIFSSPKVIEVILTEEQATEIAINSSQDLITKTLGISWNSTGDVFTATASEVSLEFPTRKQNFLRKVAKIFVLLGFVCPYVIMAKILLQEMWM, encoded by the exons ATGAAGTATGGAGGTACACGCCAAGTGCCGTTAATAAGAAGTAACAACATTCACACATTGGAGAAGTTTGTTGACCTAGTTAGAATTAGTGGTAAAGTTACAGGCCAAAAGAAGAGATG TGTTGAAAACGATGATGAAGGAGTGGAGCTGTACCATCAATTGAAAGCACTATGGGAGGTTGCCGGCATGCAAGCTAGGAAGTGGATCTTTAGTTCACCAAAAGTTATTGAAGTGATTCTGACAGAAGAGCAGGCCACAGAGATTGCGATTAACAGCAGTCAAGATCTGATCACAAAGACACTTGGAATTTCGTGGAACAGTACTGGAGATGTGTTTACCGCCACGGCTTCTGAAGTTTCCCTGGAATTTCCGACAAGGAAGCAAAACTTCCTGCGTAAAGTAGCAAAGATTTTTGTCCTGCTGGGATTTGTATGCCCATACGTTATTATGGCCAAAATCCTGCTCCAGGAGATGTGGATGTGA